From Verrucomicrobia bacterium S94, the proteins below share one genomic window:
- the dnaX gene encoding DNA polymerase III subunit gamma/tau → MAYEVLARKWRPQQFADVVGQGHVTRTLTNAIETDRVAHAYMFVGSRGTGKTTSARILAKALNCEKGPTPYPCDQCDSCREVMAGNSLDVIEIDGASNNGVDQVRDLRDNARYAPARGPYKIYIIDEVHMLSTQAFNALLKTLEEPPEHVKFIFATTDVHKVLPTILSRCQRFDLRRISVQDIVDRLRKGCAEEGINITEDALLAIARGAEGGLRDAESALDQIISFRGKDIGEDDVLAVFGLVSRHVLEKLTVAILKSDVPAIIQIVSEMDQAGKDLQRVVMELLENFRNLLVVIYAQNGAAALELPEAQLEFYKRVASETEAGRVLKIIDALIETDGRMRYALSRKTLLETGLIRCSRAAETATINELLKQVAELKKNFKSGGALAGSPSETTVSFGTAGQKKKIAPAGEVELLLKKWHEIIRQVGKADPLARSCLLNTAPLQTSETQLVVGYDPEFSKDRDRLEDSRAKLALTRSVEKYLGRMLSVTYEPLKADDPRPLPADRSVSNSGSENTVMLTKEQQWYANPVVKMVVDAFNGEITDIRE, encoded by the coding sequence ATGGCCTATGAAGTTCTAGCACGAAAATGGCGCCCGCAGCAGTTCGCTGATGTTGTGGGGCAGGGGCATGTTACCCGCACGCTCACCAATGCCATCGAGACCGACCGCGTGGCACATGCCTATATGTTTGTCGGTTCGCGCGGAACCGGAAAAACCACCTCAGCCCGGATTCTTGCCAAAGCGCTTAATTGCGAAAAAGGTCCGACTCCGTATCCGTGCGATCAATGCGATTCCTGCAGGGAAGTTATGGCCGGCAACAGCCTCGACGTTATTGAAATCGACGGAGCGTCGAATAACGGGGTTGATCAGGTGCGTGATCTGCGCGACAACGCCCGCTATGCTCCGGCGCGCGGACCTTACAAAATTTACATTATTGACGAAGTGCATATGCTCTCCACGCAGGCGTTCAACGCGCTGCTTAAAACGCTGGAAGAGCCGCCGGAACATGTGAAGTTTATATTCGCGACGACCGATGTGCATAAAGTGCTGCCCACGATTCTCTCCCGCTGTCAGCGGTTCGATCTCCGCCGGATTTCGGTGCAGGATATTGTTGATCGTCTGCGCAAAGGCTGTGCGGAAGAGGGAATCAACATTACTGAGGATGCACTGCTTGCCATTGCCCGCGGAGCTGAAGGCGGTTTGCGCGATGCTGAATCGGCGTTGGATCAGATTATCTCTTTTCGCGGTAAGGATATCGGCGAAGACGATGTGCTGGCTGTTTTCGGGCTGGTTTCCCGGCATGTGCTTGAAAAGCTGACCGTGGCCATTCTAAAGTCCGATGTGCCGGCCATTATTCAGATTGTTTCTGAAATGGATCAGGCGGGCAAGGATCTGCAGCGGGTGGTGATGGAGCTGCTTGAAAACTTCCGGAATCTGCTGGTGGTGATCTATGCGCAAAACGGGGCTGCTGCCTTGGAACTGCCTGAAGCGCAGTTGGAATTCTATAAACGTGTTGCCTCCGAAACCGAAGCCGGGCGCGTTTTGAAAATTATCGATGCGCTGATCGAAACCGATGGTCGTATGCGCTACGCGCTTTCCAGAAAAACGTTGCTGGAAACCGGACTGATCCGCTGCTCGCGGGCAGCCGAAACCGCCACGATTAACGAGCTGCTTAAACAGGTGGCCGAACTAAAAAAAAACTTTAAATCCGGCGGAGCACTAGCTGGATCTCCTTCAGAAACCACGGTTTCCTTCGGTACAGCCGGACAAAAAAAAAAGATAGCTCCTGCCGGTGAGGTTGAACTGCTGCTTAAAAAGTGGCATGAGATTATCCGCCAGGTCGGCAAAGCTGATCCGCTCGCCAGAAGCTGTCTGCTGAATACCGCGCCGCTGCAGACTTCGGAAACGCAGTTGGTCGTGGGCTATGATCCTGAATTTTCCAAAGATCGGGATCGGCTGGAGGATAGCCGGGCAAAGTTGGCGCTGACCCGTTCGGTGGAAAAATATCTGGGCCGAATGCTTTCCGTTACCTACGAGCCGCTCAAGGCCGACGATCCGCGTCCGTTGCCGGCAGACCGTTCTGTTTCGAATTCGGGGTCCGAAAATACCGTAATGCTCACTAAAGAACAGCAATGGTATGCAAACCCCGTTGTCAAAATGGTTGTTGATGCATTTAATGGGGAGATTACCGATATAAGGGAGTGA
- a CDS encoding polysaccharide pyruvyl transferase family protein, whose protein sequence is MKKNTGIRRGKNRLMKTLRLYWSRSKPNFGDCLSPIICEMEAGCRMVYAKKNRCDLVAVGSLLDRFHEHVFHRKIHVWGTGFIEEQASRKARFHYHALRGKSSASLLKGCDVQIFGDPGLLADRIWPELKVRPKKYRVGVIPHYEDRSLPRLKEFVNAIPGAKVIDVFDEVRGVLRMIAECEFIYSSSLHGLIVADAFGVPNAWVKLSDRVRGDDFKFIDYYSAFGWEREQVNPVDLLSGVESKYIESLMQRYSRTGIEMLKDNLSAAFPFRP, encoded by the coding sequence ATGAAAAAGAACACAGGAATCCGAAGGGGTAAAAACAGGTTAATGAAAACGCTACGGTTATATTGGTCCCGTTCTAAACCGAATTTCGGCGATTGTCTGTCTCCGATTATCTGTGAAATGGAGGCCGGATGCAGGATGGTCTATGCCAAGAAAAACCGCTGTGATTTAGTGGCTGTAGGCAGTTTGCTGGATCGGTTTCACGAACATGTTTTTCATCGTAAAATTCATGTCTGGGGAACGGGATTCATTGAAGAACAGGCGTCGCGTAAGGCGCGGTTCCATTATCATGCATTACGGGGGAAAAGCAGCGCATCGTTATTAAAAGGATGTGATGTTCAGATTTTCGGTGATCCGGGATTGCTGGCAGACCGTATCTGGCCGGAGCTCAAAGTCCGTCCCAAAAAATATCGGGTCGGTGTTATTCCACATTATGAGGACCGGTCGCTGCCTCGTCTAAAGGAGTTTGTGAATGCGATTCCCGGAGCCAAAGTGATTGATGTGTTCGATGAAGTGCGCGGCGTTCTTCGCATGATTGCAGAGTGTGAATTTATTTATTCCTCCAGTTTGCACGGGTTGATTGTTGCAGATGCCTTCGGGGTTCCGAATGCATGGGTTAAGCTTTCGGATCGTGTGCGCGGAGATGATTTTAAATTTATTGATTACTACAGTGCTTTTGGTTGGGAGAGAGAACAGGTCAATCCGGTAGATTTATTATCGGGGGTGGAATCTAAGTATATAGAATCTCTGATGCAGCGCTATTCCCGTACCGGGATTGAAATGCTGAAGGATAATTTATCTGCGGCGTTTCCGTTTCGTCCATGA
- the rfaP gene encoding lipopolysaccharide core heptose(I) kinase RfaP, producing MMVYLREDFRKAWKGKDPFDAADALEGEIFRAVKTRRTLRFQLNGKSYFAKIHHGVGWGEIFKNILQLKMPVLGAENEWAALRRLKELGVDTMEPCAYGRRGKNPAKLDSFIITEDLIETESLEDFCRDWPRNPPPFALKKALVEKLAWVSRVMHENGMNHRDYYICHFLLDVSCGRENLDPDNLKASLIDLHRAQIRKKTPRRWAVKDVAGLYFSAMDIGLTHRDILRFVKVYADLPLRRALQERAGFWAAVKRKAERLYEKEHRNPKG from the coding sequence CTGATGGTGTACCTAAGGGAAGATTTCAGGAAGGCATGGAAAGGAAAAGATCCTTTCGATGCTGCAGATGCGCTTGAGGGCGAAATTTTCCGTGCAGTTAAAACGCGTCGGACGCTGCGCTTTCAACTGAATGGGAAAAGCTATTTTGCGAAAATTCATCATGGTGTCGGTTGGGGTGAGATTTTTAAAAATATTTTGCAGTTAAAAATGCCGGTGTTAGGTGCGGAAAATGAATGGGCGGCGTTGCGCCGGCTTAAGGAGCTCGGGGTTGATACCATGGAACCGTGTGCCTACGGACGTCGCGGAAAAAATCCGGCAAAATTGGATTCGTTCATCATTACTGAAGATCTGATTGAGACCGAGAGCTTAGAGGATTTCTGCCGCGACTGGCCCCGGAATCCTCCGCCCTTTGCTTTGAAAAAGGCGCTGGTTGAAAAGCTGGCATGGGTGAGCCGGGTGATGCATGAAAACGGAATGAATCATCGTGACTATTACATTTGCCATTTCCTGCTCGACGTTTCCTGCGGACGGGAAAATCTGGATCCGGATAATTTGAAAGCATCGTTGATTGATTTGCATCGTGCTCAGATTCGGAAAAAGACGCCGAGACGCTGGGCGGTGAAAGATGTTGCCGGACTTTATTTTTCCGCAATGGATATCGGTTTGACCCATCGGGATATATTACGGTTCGTGAAAGTGTACGCGGATCTGCCGTTGCGGCGGGCTTTGCAGGAACGAGCCGGATTCTGGGCAGCCGTTAAGCGGAAAGCTGAACGGCTGTATGAAAAAGAACACAGGAATCCGAAGGGGTAA
- a CDS encoding YbaB/EbfC family nucleoid-associated protein, which produces MMNMMKMMKQAQDLQKNMKKKQDELAKTEVQFTSGGGMVTVTATCDMKVRSIKINPDAVDPDDVEMLEDLVLAAVDGCISSAQETMAKEMSKLTGGMNIPGMGF; this is translated from the coding sequence ATTATGAACATGATGAAAATGATGAAGCAGGCGCAGGACCTGCAGAAAAATATGAAGAAAAAGCAGGATGAACTGGCGAAAACCGAAGTCCAGTTCACTTCCGGCGGCGGTATGGTTACCGTGACAGCCACCTGCGATATGAAAGTCCGTTCCATCAAAATCAATCCGGATGCTGTTGATCCGGACGACGTGGAAATGCTTGAAGATCTTGTGCTCGCCGCTGTCGACGGATGCATCAGTTCCGCGCAGGAAACTATGGCGAAGGAAATGAGTAAGCTCACCGGCGGAATGAATATTCCCGGCATGGGCTTTTAA
- a CDS encoding DNA-binding protein, which produces MKKEKLILTTSEAAEYLGIKYREMTRLVKQGHVRRQRGFKNPMKFSRMELNRYLSEGQTWGGPSARFGGREQ; this is translated from the coding sequence ATGAAAAAAGAAAAACTAATACTAACAACATCTGAGGCAGCGGAGTACCTGGGCATTAAGTATCGGGAAATGACGCGGCTGGTGAAGCAGGGGCATGTTCGGCGGCAGCGTGGATTCAAGAATCCGATGAAGTTTTCGCGTATGGAGCTGAACCGCTATTTGAGTGAGGGGCAGACGTGGGGCGGTCCGTCGGCTCGGTTCGGAGGGCGCGAGCAATGA
- a CDS encoding lipopolysaccharide A protein — protein MELISIKRRNKIRFYAKGFAQHVLVPNAWFRSRLASKLARINRYDPQWIQERVEYYNKLNAAFNVSAQALDLKSIPSTKQTAYYYDMRALLRHYPPSCRIDYKFGDNRDTAEIPTLVKSRAVGAGNDNNVLLKLNQVRHFMTIKDRVSYADKKNMLVWRGAARQQHRKDFLVKFWNHSLCDVGQVNSPARGGKAEWVKPRMSIAEQLNYKFILSIEGHDVATNLKWIAQSNSLCFMTRPKYETWMMEGRLVGGQHYVELREDYADLPEKIEYYTRHSEEANEIINNLQEYYRQFQDPVREELISLLVLNKYLKLSGQIAEV, from the coding sequence GTGGAATTAATATCAATAAAGAGACGTAATAAAATTCGCTTTTATGCCAAGGGGTTTGCTCAGCATGTACTGGTTCCGAATGCATGGTTCCGGAGCCGGCTGGCCAGTAAACTGGCGCGAATCAATCGGTATGACCCACAATGGATTCAGGAACGGGTGGAGTATTACAATAAACTGAATGCCGCATTTAATGTTTCTGCCCAGGCTCTTGATTTAAAATCGATCCCGTCGACCAAACAGACCGCCTATTATTATGATATGCGGGCGCTGCTCAGGCATTATCCTCCCTCCTGCCGAATTGACTATAAATTCGGGGATAATCGCGATACTGCAGAAATCCCGACTTTGGTTAAAAGCCGCGCTGTCGGGGCGGGAAATGATAACAATGTCCTGTTGAAGCTGAATCAGGTGCGTCATTTTATGACGATTAAAGACCGGGTTTCTTATGCGGATAAAAAAAATATGCTGGTGTGGCGGGGGGCTGCCAGGCAGCAGCACCGGAAAGATTTTCTCGTGAAATTCTGGAATCATTCGCTTTGTGATGTGGGACAGGTCAATTCTCCGGCCCGGGGAGGAAAGGCGGAATGGGTAAAACCCAGAATGTCGATTGCCGAGCAGTTGAATTATAAATTTATTCTCTCTATCGAAGGGCACGATGTTGCTACCAATCTGAAGTGGATTGCGCAGTCGAATTCGCTGTGTTTTATGACTCGTCCGAAATATGAAACCTGGATGATGGAAGGACGGTTGGTTGGCGGGCAGCACTATGTTGAGCTTCGGGAGGATTATGCGGATCTTCCCGAAAAAATTGAGTACTACACGCGGCATTCTGAAGAGGCGAATGAGATTATCAATAATTTGCAGGAATATTACAGGCAGTTTCAGGATCCGGTCCGCGAGGAGTTGATTTCGCTTTTGGTGCTGAATAAATATCTGAAGCTTTCAGGACAGATTGCGGAAGTATGA
- a CDS encoding ABC transporter ATP-binding protein, with product MKFMNKVFRTGFERFAPYFSLLKPVKKQFIIGILMGVLYGLASGAGLPYLTKVLIPVLTAKPLPDTLILIGYISIFPVGMFLRAVCGYFNTYLMAYCGTRVLLRLRSNVMGRLQELPLSFYHENTVGDLMARVTGDTGALQQVLTQVSNDLIKQPVTLVAAVGYLIFLAISEREASFLLMFLATVPLIILPLRIFGKRVLKRAKQVQNQSGDISNYVSENLNAVREVRAFNLQQSEMARFDQALENFATYSMKVVKYSKIIRPTIEVVGVVCVTGAVVYMLQRDIFAIAASMLVALYVAYEPVKKFGEIHVLFKRGRRLWIVWSIFCMRKTVFLKRIIRKR from the coding sequence ATGAAGTTTATGAATAAAGTTTTTCGAACGGGCTTTGAACGGTTCGCCCCCTATTTTTCTCTGCTCAAGCCGGTTAAGAAGCAGTTTATTATCGGTATTCTGATGGGGGTTTTGTACGGTCTCGCCAGTGGTGCGGGGCTGCCTTATCTTACCAAAGTTCTGATTCCCGTACTTACGGCCAAGCCGTTGCCGGATACGTTGATCCTGATCGGCTATATTTCCATTTTTCCCGTGGGGATGTTTTTGCGGGCGGTTTGCGGTTATTTCAATACGTATCTTATGGCCTATTGCGGGACGCGGGTACTGCTTCGGCTGCGCAGTAATGTCATGGGGAGGCTTCAGGAGCTTCCGCTCTCCTTTTATCATGAGAATACGGTGGGAGATCTGATGGCGCGGGTGACCGGAGATACAGGTGCGCTGCAGCAGGTGCTGACGCAGGTTTCGAATGATCTGATTAAACAGCCGGTGACGCTGGTTGCGGCTGTGGGCTATCTTATTTTTCTGGCAATCAGTGAACGGGAGGCTTCTTTTCTTCTGATGTTTCTGGCAACGGTTCCGCTGATTATTCTTCCGTTGAGGATTTTCGGAAAGCGGGTGCTCAAGCGGGCGAAGCAGGTTCAGAACCAAAGCGGAGATATATCGAATTATGTGTCTGAAAATCTGAATGCTGTTAGAGAGGTCCGTGCGTTTAATCTCCAGCAATCTGAAATGGCACGTTTTGATCAGGCGCTCGAAAACTTTGCGACCTATTCGATGAAGGTGGTGAAGTACAGTAAAATTATTCGTCCGACGATTGAGGTCGTCGGTGTGGTGTGTGTGACCGGAGCGGTGGTTTATATGCTGCAACGCGATATTTTTGCGATTGCGGCTTCCATGCTGGTGGCACTTTATGTGGCGTATGAACCGGTGAAAAAATTCGGCGAAATTCATGTGCTGTTCAAACGGGGGAGGCGGCTCTGGATCGTGTGGAGTATATTCTGCATGCGGAAGACCGTGTTCCTGAAGCGGATCATCCGCAAACGATAG
- a CDS encoding ATP-binding cassette domain-containing protein — protein MRRNSCAVQTGEAALDRVEYILHAEDRVPEADHPQTIGPVRGRVDFENVKFRYLDEWVLKDVNLSFSPGSVVALVGPSGAGKTTIADLIPRFYDVQQGCVKVDGVDVRAISKHELREHISIVSQDTFLFNDSILENIRLGKPGASDEEVRTAARQAFAHDFILELEEGYDTVVGERGTRLSGGQKQRIAIARAFLKNAPILILDEATSALDSESEKKIQTALEKLVKGKTVFMIAHRFATIRMADTIVVMEDGHVRGVGSHSELYEKDELYTKLYNRQFID, from the coding sequence ATTCGGCGAAATTCATGTGCTGTTCAAACGGGGGAGGCGGCTCTGGATCGTGTGGAGTATATTCTGCATGCGGAAGACCGTGTTCCTGAAGCGGATCATCCGCAAACGATAGGCCCGGTTCGCGGTCGGGTGGATTTTGAGAATGTGAAATTCCGGTATCTGGATGAATGGGTGCTGAAAGATGTGAATCTGTCCTTCAGTCCCGGTTCAGTGGTGGCCCTGGTGGGGCCCAGTGGAGCGGGAAAAACCACGATTGCGGATCTGATTCCCCGTTTTTATGATGTCCAGCAGGGCTGTGTTAAGGTGGATGGCGTGGATGTCCGGGCTATATCAAAACATGAGTTGCGTGAGCATATCTCCATCGTTTCGCAGGATACCTTTCTGTTTAATGATTCCATTCTGGAAAATATCCGGCTCGGAAAACCCGGTGCTTCGGATGAGGAGGTCCGGACCGCGGCCCGGCAGGCTTTTGCCCATGATTTTATTCTGGAGCTTGAAGAGGGATATGACACGGTGGTTGGTGAGCGCGGAACCCGGTTGTCGGGAGGGCAGAAACAGCGTATTGCCATTGCGCGTGCGTTTCTGAAAAATGCGCCGATTCTGATTCTCGATGAAGCGACATCCGCTTTGGATTCAGAAAGCGAAAAGAAAATTCAGACTGCGCTTGAGAAACTGGTGAAAGGGAAAACCGTTTTCATGATTGCCCACCGTTTTGCCACCATTCGCATGGCGGATACCATTGTGGTTATGGAAGACGGTCATGTACGCGGTGTCGGCAGTCATAGCGAGCTTTATGAAAAGGATGAGCTTTATACCAAACTATATAACCGGCAGTTCATTGATTAA
- a CDS encoding YjgP/YjgQ family permease yields MRKLTKYLLSDFLTIFGTALLLITFAFSIGTMYKLIDYMAKGLPLGVIGQFAVYTLPYSLSFTIPISALFSTLLLFGRLSSDSELAAMRGGGLSLWQISSPIILFSMFLSIICFYNSFTIYPKTTFAAERLKKNALSMGVEDPIKLLEEGRFIRDFPGYMIYVGNKYRNKVKDLVVYKTDRSSGEITDTLRADSGILTIDEENMILKIDLFDVRMEIADAKEPGKIHYMSAKKHPIRVDLNDLTQTGSVRKKRKYLDFRELVYVIRNPEADLGWMRKYDMQVEHGRDLIEFHQRICLAVAPLMFVLVAIPLGITSHRKESSIGMLMSLGIMFVYYVFIILSDTFDKKPQYYPWLLPWVPIVLGQVYGLIMMRRAN; encoded by the coding sequence ATGCGCAAACTGACTAAATATCTTTTATCGGACTTTCTGACCATTTTCGGGACAGCACTGCTGCTGATCACATTTGCGTTCAGTATCGGCACCATGTACAAACTGATTGACTACATGGCCAAGGGACTGCCGCTGGGTGTGATCGGGCAGTTTGCGGTTTACACTCTGCCGTATTCCCTTTCATTTACGATTCCGATCAGTGCCCTGTTTTCGACGCTGCTGCTTTTCGGGCGGCTGTCTTCCGACAGTGAGCTGGCGGCCATGCGGGGCGGGGGACTGAGTCTCTGGCAGATTTCATCGCCGATTATTCTGTTTTCCATGTTTCTCAGCATCATCTGCTTTTACAACAGTTTTACGATCTATCCCAAAACCACCTTTGCGGCGGAGCGCCTGAAAAAGAATGCGCTGAGTATGGGCGTGGAGGATCCGATCAAGCTGCTGGAGGAGGGACGGTTTATCCGTGATTTTCCGGGCTATATGATTTATGTGGGCAATAAATACCGGAACAAGGTGAAAGATCTTGTGGTGTATAAAACAGACCGGAGCAGCGGTGAGATTACGGATACGCTTCGGGCTGACAGCGGTATCCTTACCATTGATGAAGAAAATATGATCCTCAAAATCGATCTTTTTGATGTGCGTATGGAAATTGCCGATGCTAAGGAACCGGGTAAAATCCACTATATGAGTGCTAAAAAGCATCCGATTCGTGTGGATCTGAATGATCTGACCCAAACCGGTTCAGTTCGCAAAAAGCGTAAATATCTGGATTTCCGGGAATTGGTTTATGTCATACGCAACCCGGAGGCCGATTTGGGCTGGATGCGAAAATATGATATGCAGGTGGAGCACGGCCGCGACCTGATCGAATTTCATCAGCGTATCTGCCTGGCCGTTGCGCCGCTGATGTTTGTATTGGTGGCGATTCCGCTGGGGATTACTTCGCACCGAAAGGAATCGTCGATCGGGATGCTGATGAGTCTGGGTATTATGTTTGTTTATTACGTCTTTATTATTCTTTCTGACACTTTCGACAAAAAACCGCAGTATTATCCCTGGCTGCTGCCGTGGGTTCCGATTGTTCTCGGTCAGGTCTACGGGCTGATTATGATGCGCCGGGCAAATTAA
- a CDS encoding sulfotransferase encodes MLQKIKYLFDHSTTRPVFVIGTGRSGTHWLGYSLGNHPEVRATVEDKPMFNLSTRMALNPALEDKLFKPLVRAYKWQLFKSAPRLYMDKTHPNIWIAEKLLEAFPNALFLGIERNPYATVASMMKHGGVSAWHKRWREFPIPNRFLGITQDLADRYDRIPFASQCAMRWLAHHNRMNELRGTLGDAFLLITYESFAHDTKATVDTLKQFLALKSPVPIPEVKKDSLNKWKHQLSDSELADIQKTVGFSPDSVRD; translated from the coding sequence ATGCTGCAAAAAATAAAATATCTATTTGATCATTCCACTACTCGTCCGGTTTTCGTGATTGGAACGGGACGGTCAGGTACACATTGGCTTGGGTATTCGCTTGGAAATCATCCGGAGGTTCGGGCTACCGTTGAGGATAAGCCTATGTTTAATCTTTCCACGAGAATGGCTCTTAATCCGGCTCTGGAGGATAAGTTGTTTAAGCCTCTGGTCCGAGCGTACAAGTGGCAGCTTTTTAAATCAGCGCCTCGACTGTATATGGATAAAACGCATCCGAATATCTGGATTGCGGAGAAGTTGCTGGAGGCTTTTCCGAATGCTCTTTTTCTGGGAATAGAAAGAAATCCTTACGCTACCGTTGCCAGCATGATGAAACATGGAGGGGTTTCGGCATGGCACAAACGCTGGCGGGAATTTCCCATACCGAATCGCTTTCTCGGCATTACTCAGGATCTGGCGGATCGTTATGACCGGATTCCGTTTGCCTCTCAGTGTGCAATGAGATGGTTGGCTCACCATAATAGAATGAATGAACTCAGAGGAACGCTTGGAGATGCGTTTCTGCTGATTACATACGAATCATTCGCACATGATACAAAAGCTACAGTCGATACACTGAAACAGTTCCTGGCACTGAAGTCTCCTGTTCCGATTCCGGAGGTAAAAAAAGATTCTTTGAACAAATGGAAGCATCAGCTTTCTGATTCCGAGCTGGCCGATATTCAGAAAACAGTTGGTTTTTCTCCTGATAGCGTCCGCGATTAA
- a CDS encoding glycosyltransferase: MKPELAFCLFKYFPFGGLQSDFLAIASACQRRGFRIVVYTRSWEGDIPDGFEVRLISANALSNHGKALRFSQQVTEELMQRPAAAVVGFNRMPGLDIYFAADNCYAAKAATQRGFLYRLGRRYKTYAALEKAVFDPESATEILLIAERQQAEFCQYYGTPAKRMHLLPPGMNRNRSRPDNAEEIRRTVREQLGVRKGEIILIQVGSGFVTKGVDRSIRALTSLPSELKKKTRLLVVGKDRSAAFRRLAKKLGEEDRVDFLGGRDDVPSLLLAADLMIHPAVNEAAGIVLLEALAAGLPVLCSAACGHAVHVERSGGGLVSPEPFDQEWLNRSLLKLVSEATTLPALGRAGLAYAEKTDFYSQHERAAEFIADVVRRKS, encoded by the coding sequence ATGAAGCCTGAACTGGCATTCTGTCTTTTTAAATATTTTCCATTCGGAGGATTGCAGAGCGATTTTCTGGCGATTGCTTCAGCGTGTCAGCGGCGCGGTTTCCGTATTGTAGTTTATACCCGGTCCTGGGAAGGGGATATCCCTGATGGATTTGAGGTGCGTCTGATTTCGGCGAATGCTTTGAGTAATCATGGGAAGGCGTTGCGTTTTTCGCAGCAGGTGACGGAGGAGTTGATGCAGCGTCCTGCGGCGGCGGTAGTGGGTTTCAACCGGATGCCCGGTTTGGATATCTATTTTGCGGCCGATAACTGCTATGCTGCTAAAGCGGCAACGCAACGGGGTTTTCTGTATCGGCTGGGCCGCCGTTATAAAACCTATGCGGCGCTGGAAAAGGCGGTTTTTGATCCGGAGTCCGCAACGGAAATCCTGCTTATTGCCGAGCGGCAGCAAGCGGAATTCTGTCAGTATTATGGAACGCCGGCGAAACGTATGCATCTTTTGCCGCCGGGGATGAATCGGAACCGGTCGCGGCCGGATAACGCCGAAGAGATTCGGCGAACCGTCCGGGAACAGCTCGGTGTGCGGAAAGGTGAAATTATTCTGATTCAGGTGGGATCCGGTTTTGTCACCAAAGGGGTTGACCGGTCCATTCGGGCGTTGACTTCGCTGCCGTCTGAACTGAAGAAAAAAACGCGTTTGCTGGTGGTCGGGAAAGATCGTTCGGCAGCATTTCGACGTCTGGCGAAGAAACTGGGGGAGGAGGATCGTGTTGATTTTCTGGGTGGACGTGATGATGTGCCCTCGCTTTTGCTTGCGGCGGATTTGATGATTCATCCGGCTGTTAACGAAGCAGCGGGAATTGTATTGCTCGAGGCCCTTGCGGCCGGTTTGCCGGTACTGTGCTCTGCTGCCTGCGGGCATGCGGTTCATGTGGAGCGGTCCGGCGGCGGACTGGTTTCTCCGGAGCCGTTTGATCAGGAGTGGCTGAACCGTTCTTTACTGAAACTTGTTTCCGAGGCGACGACGCTGCCTGCTTTGGGCCGTGCGGGGCTGGCTTATGCAGAAAAGACCGATTTCTACAGCCAGCATGAACGGGCTGCGGAATTTATTGCAGACGTGGTCAGGCGGAAAAGCTGA
- the recR gene encoding recombination protein RecR, with product MQHLVPLDNLVAALSRLPGIGRRTAERMAMALVQDSKGLMRILANALLEADDAIANCERCGNVTLSAVNPCELCTRHRKDGHILCVVESPADIMKIEESGGFLGRYHALMGRLSPMHGTGAADLRVDQLLARIADEKITEVLIALGTDVESDATASYLREVLSTRDVRVSRIAFGLPSGSAIEYSDAATLANAISGRRKFD from the coding sequence ATGCAGCATTTGGTTCCTCTCGATAATCTAGTGGCGGCGCTCAGCCGCCTTCCCGGCATTGGAAGGCGCACGGCCGAACGTATGGCCATGGCGCTGGTGCAGGACAGCAAAGGATTGATGCGTATTCTGGCCAATGCGCTGCTGGAGGCTGATGACGCTATTGCCAACTGCGAGCGTTGCGGAAATGTAACGCTTTCGGCCGTCAATCCGTGTGAGCTCTGCACGCGGCACCGTAAGGATGGTCACATACTCTGTGTGGTGGAGTCGCCCGCCGATATCATGAAGATTGAAGAGTCGGGCGGTTTTCTGGGGCGCTACCACGCCCTTATGGGCCGGCTTTCGCCCATGCATGGAACGGGTGCGGCAGATCTGAGGGTCGATCAGCTGCTTGCCCGTATTGCCGATGAAAAAATCACAGAAGTGCTGATTGCACTCGGCACCGATGTCGAGAGTGATGCCACCGCCAGTTATCTCAGAGAAGTGCTGTCGACACGGGATGTCCGTGTTTCGCGGATCGCCTTCGGTCTGCCGTCCGGAAGTGCCATCGAATATTCCGATGCTGCGACGCTGGCGAATGCAATTTCCGGGCGTCGGAAATTTGATTAA